A genomic window from Thiomonas arsenitoxydans includes:
- a CDS encoding DUF3306 domain-containing protein: protein MSEASSPEDRGFLSRWSRRKLQAGTDSVPAAAPASPAPDKGEELAAVPEPVPAPANDQPPPPTLDELQALDHTADLTRFIAKGVDEGVRRAALRKLFADPQFNVMDGLDTYIDDYNTPSPVPPSLLARLKLTPNLGLDLADPALATPAAQRPASECPGSTSENRTPTTANEADTTDQPDSSPTPDMPQDASLNAAPPTP from the coding sequence ATGAGTGAAGCCAGTTCTCCCGAAGACCGCGGTTTTCTATCGCGCTGGTCGCGGCGCAAATTGCAGGCCGGGACAGATTCCGTTCCCGCAGCGGCGCCCGCCTCCCCTGCGCCGGACAAGGGTGAGGAACTTGCCGCTGTTCCCGAACCTGTTCCTGCGCCTGCAAACGATCAGCCGCCACCGCCCACGCTGGACGAGCTGCAAGCGCTCGATCACACCGCCGATCTGACACGGTTCATCGCCAAAGGTGTGGACGAGGGCGTGCGCCGTGCCGCCCTGCGCAAGCTGTTCGCCGATCCGCAGTTCAACGTGATGGATGGGCTCGATACCTATATCGACGACTACAACACCCCCAGCCCGGTTCCGCCCAGCCTTCTGGCGCGCTTGAAACTGACTCCGAATCTGGGGCTCGACCTGGCAGACCCCGCCCTTGCAACGCCCGCAGCGCAGCGACCGGCTTCCGAGTGCCCCGGTTCGACTTCGGAAAACCGCACTCCGACCACCGCGAATGAGGCCGACACCACAGATCAGCCCGACTCGTCGCCCACTCCCGACATGCCCCAAGACGCCTCTCTGAACGCAGCACCTCCCACCCCATGA
- a CDS encoding DUF3305 domain-containing protein — MSAPVSAPAAWPIAVLMQRDQLNNRWQRWRWGLRDVLPATAGRVALESAPICLEWSGAQSQWLYPGFSVQLFRDEAEGYHLNLTSPQPSWFVWWTPAAEPECDDPRHAPEGLPVIQAVTLSYNEAARWMDAGETIEIAPLPAAVANWLADFSSLHYKPEPRKRRRPQSFLAPDERDVSCSKAPSPSADGDDPPVCCP; from the coding sequence ATGAGCGCACCGGTTTCCGCGCCTGCCGCATGGCCCATCGCCGTGCTCATGCAGCGCGACCAGCTCAACAATCGCTGGCAGCGCTGGCGCTGGGGTCTGCGCGATGTCCTGCCTGCGACGGCAGGCCGTGTGGCGCTGGAATCTGCGCCCATCTGTCTGGAGTGGAGCGGGGCGCAGTCGCAATGGTTGTATCCCGGCTTCAGCGTGCAACTGTTCCGGGACGAGGCGGAGGGCTATCACCTCAACCTCACCTCGCCGCAGCCCAGCTGGTTTGTCTGGTGGACGCCAGCGGCAGAGCCGGAATGCGACGATCCGCGCCATGCGCCCGAAGGCTTGCCCGTCATTCAGGCGGTGACTCTGTCCTACAACGAAGCGGCCCGCTGGATGGATGCCGGCGAAACCATCGAGATTGCACCGCTGCCGGCCGCGGTGGCCAACTGGCTGGCCGATTTTTCCTCGCTGCATTACAAGCCCGAACCACGCAAGCGCCGCCGTCCGCAAAGCTTTCTGGCCCCTGATGAACGCGATGTATCGTGCAGCAAGGCGCCAAGTCCTAGCGCCGACGGAGACGATCCACCGGTCTGTTGTCCATGA
- a CDS encoding formate dehydrogenase accessory sulfurtransferase FdhD — MAQSELVSSQHVTASALPPRVPQLSQAREALTRGVRVRNEFGETQDVHIPAERPLTLYLDKQELVTLMTVGAAPELLALGYLRNQRLVHSIADIASVQIDWEVEACSITSRSGIADLTQRTAGRRVVTTGCGQGTVYASLMDEVDNAALDAETRISQSELYALLNVMRLHDSLYKLAGSVHGCALFEGSRLLMFTEDVGRHNAVDAISGWMWLHGVGGQGKVFYTTGRLTSEMVIKCALMGVSILVSRSGVTQMGYDIAERLGIALFARCTNRRFLQYTAPERFVAEPLERLSA; from the coding sequence ATGGCCCAATCTGAATTAGTGTCTTCGCAACACGTCACTGCGTCTGCATTGCCGCCTCGTGTTCCGCAACTCAGCCAGGCGCGAGAGGCCCTCACCCGAGGTGTGAGGGTACGCAACGAATTTGGGGAAACGCAGGACGTTCACATTCCAGCGGAGAGGCCGTTGACGCTGTATCTCGACAAGCAGGAGCTCGTCACCCTGATGACCGTGGGCGCGGCCCCCGAGTTGCTGGCGCTGGGTTATCTACGCAATCAGCGTCTGGTGCACTCGATCGCCGATATTGCCTCCGTGCAGATCGATTGGGAGGTGGAGGCCTGCTCCATCACCAGCCGCAGCGGCATTGCGGATTTGACGCAGCGCACCGCAGGTCGGCGCGTGGTCACCACGGGCTGCGGACAGGGCACGGTCTATGCCAGCCTGATGGACGAAGTGGACAACGCGGCGCTTGATGCTGAAACCCGGATCAGTCAAAGCGAGCTATATGCGCTGCTCAATGTCATGCGCCTGCATGATTCGCTCTACAAATTAGCCGGCTCGGTGCATGGCTGCGCCCTGTTCGAGGGCAGCCGCCTGCTGATGTTCACCGAGGATGTGGGCCGCCACAATGCAGTGGACGCAATCTCTGGCTGGATGTGGTTGCACGGCGTGGGCGGCCAGGGCAAAGTGTTTTACACCACAGGCCGATTGACCTCGGAAATGGTCATCAAATGTGCGTTGATGGGGGTGTCCATCCTGGTTTCTCGATCGGGCGTGACGCAAATGGGCTATGACATCGCCGAACGCCTGGGCATCGCCCTGTTCGCTCGCTGCACCAATCGCCGCTTTCTGCAATACACCGCGCCTGAGCGTTTTGTTGCTGAGCCGCTGGAGCGGTTATCGGCATGA